A section of the Roseivirga sp. BDSF3-8 genome encodes:
- a CDS encoding patatin-like phospholipase family protein translates to MGENENRQPVTDTGLVISGGGARTIMSIGVLQALEESGVKVGCVAGTSMGAVIGALYAAGLSPAAIREVFRGKQLAKTFSLRIPRLGFLQLDFLREVLKSYIRTDNFNYLQKPLYVSTTNINTGENVIFKSGTLYDKVLASATLPVLFEPVQIGDHYYVDGGLTNNFPVDCIRDCCKKLIGVHVNCISGEQEVNGMAHIIARTFALAVWQTVKDKLKACDHLIEPKQARNYTIFDFGKADELFEIGYEATMKGIEEIKAPCHTPSPNGWISTFRKRFSA, encoded by the coding sequence ATGGGCGAAAACGAAAATAGGCAACCGGTAACGGATACAGGACTTGTAATAAGCGGAGGCGGGGCAAGGACAATTATGAGCATTGGCGTTCTGCAGGCGCTGGAAGAATCTGGTGTTAAGGTTGGATGTGTTGCTGGAACGAGTATGGGAGCCGTCATCGGTGCATTATACGCAGCGGGACTAAGCCCTGCTGCTATCAGAGAAGTGTTTCGTGGAAAACAACTTGCCAAAACATTTTCCTTGCGAATTCCCCGGCTTGGATTTTTACAGCTTGATTTTCTTCGGGAGGTGCTCAAGAGCTACATCCGGACAGATAATTTTAACTACCTGCAAAAGCCTCTATATGTTTCGACTACCAATATTAATACAGGGGAAAATGTCATTTTTAAATCAGGGACCTTGTATGATAAGGTACTGGCTTCGGCTACTTTGCCTGTTTTATTTGAGCCTGTCCAGATTGGTGACCATTATTATGTTGACGGAGGACTCACGAATAATTTCCCGGTAGATTGTATTCGTGATTGCTGCAAGAAGCTAATAGGTGTTCATGTCAACTGCATTTCAGGTGAGCAGGAGGTAAATGGAATGGCGCATATTATTGCCCGTACGTTTGCGCTGGCAGTATGGCAAACGGTAAAGGATAAGCTTAAAGCCTGTGATCATCTGATCGAACCAAAGCAAGCAAGAAATTACACAATTTTTGATTTCGGAAAGGCTGATGAGCTATTCGAGATAGGGTATGAAGCTACGATGAAAGGGATAGAGGAAATAAAAGCCCCTTGCCATACACCTTCTCCTAACGGTTGGATCAGTACTTTTAGGAAAAGGTTTAGTGCATAA
- a CDS encoding ATP-dependent DNA ligase produces MKQFAQLFTELDQTNKTNEKVAALKRYFSLAPDQDKLWALALFTHKRPKRQVNSPLLRQWAREQAGIPEWLFDESYHVVGDLAETMSLLLPFPSQENDEGLTYWMEYILAMAGMEEEEKKYHILQAWDRMTKYERFVFTKLMTGGFRLGVSQALVVRAIAEVNDIDKAIIAHRIMGNWTPQSETFESLVLEESQGDDLSRPYPFYLAYPLESAPEELGSPYQWQAEWKWDGIRSQFIFRGGNVYIWSRGEELITDKFPELHALQDYLPDDVVIDAEIMPYKDGTPLPFASLQTRIGRKNVTKNILKKAPAVLFAYDLLELHGEDLRKEPMSKRRSLLEEIADEAAKSGVLLLSPTVNFASWSDLAHLREKSREYYAEGFMLKHVDSPYQVGRKRGDWWKWKVEPLSIDGVLLYAQKGHGRRADLYSDYTFAVWDVDTLVPFAKAYSGLTDTEMKKVDNFVKRNTKERFGPVRTVKPELVFEIGFEGIQSSSRHKSGVAVRFPRMLRWRLDKKPEEANTLEELQSLLEVYGPDSPKISETNN; encoded by the coding sequence TTGAAACAATTCGCTCAACTCTTTACGGAATTAGATCAAACCAACAAGACCAATGAAAAGGTAGCAGCACTTAAACGCTACTTTTCCCTGGCTCCTGACCAGGATAAACTGTGGGCCTTGGCCTTATTTACTCACAAAAGACCTAAGCGGCAGGTCAACAGCCCCTTGCTACGCCAGTGGGCTCGCGAACAGGCGGGCATTCCAGAGTGGTTATTTGATGAATCCTACCATGTAGTAGGTGACCTGGCAGAAACTATGTCCCTCCTACTCCCCTTTCCAAGCCAGGAAAACGATGAAGGCCTCACCTACTGGATGGAATACATTCTTGCCATGGCTGGTATGGAGGAAGAGGAAAAGAAATACCATATCCTGCAGGCCTGGGATCGGATGACTAAATACGAGCGATTTGTCTTTACAAAGCTAATGACCGGTGGCTTCAGACTGGGTGTATCTCAGGCTTTGGTGGTCCGTGCTATTGCAGAGGTAAATGATATAGATAAAGCCATTATCGCGCACCGGATCATGGGTAACTGGACCCCACAAAGTGAAACTTTTGAAAGCCTTGTTCTGGAAGAGAGCCAGGGAGATGACCTGAGTCGCCCCTACCCTTTCTACCTTGCTTATCCTCTTGAGAGTGCCCCTGAAGAGTTAGGCAGCCCCTACCAATGGCAGGCTGAGTGGAAGTGGGACGGCATTCGCAGTCAATTTATATTTCGAGGAGGGAATGTTTATATATGGTCTCGTGGGGAGGAGTTAATTACTGACAAGTTTCCTGAACTACATGCACTACAGGACTACCTTCCCGACGATGTGGTTATCGATGCAGAAATAATGCCTTATAAAGACGGGACTCCCCTCCCCTTTGCCTCTCTGCAGACTCGGATAGGTCGTAAAAATGTCACGAAAAACATCCTTAAAAAGGCTCCGGCGGTACTTTTTGCCTATGACCTGCTGGAGTTACATGGAGAGGATCTGAGAAAGGAGCCTATGAGCAAACGCAGGTCTTTGCTCGAGGAAATAGCAGATGAAGCCGCAAAAAGTGGCGTGCTACTACTGTCTCCCACTGTTAATTTCGCTTCTTGGAGTGACTTAGCCCACTTAAGAGAAAAAAGCAGAGAGTATTATGCTGAAGGGTTTATGCTGAAGCATGTTGACTCTCCCTACCAGGTAGGGAGGAAGCGGGGCGACTGGTGGAAGTGGAAAGTGGAGCCTCTATCTATAGATGGAGTACTGTTGTATGCTCAGAAAGGACATGGCCGGCGAGCAGACCTATACTCAGACTATACCTTTGCCGTATGGGACGTGGACACCCTGGTTCCTTTTGCCAAGGCTTACTCAGGGCTTACCGATACTGAGATGAAGAAAGTGGACAATTTCGTTAAGCGCAACACGAAAGAACGGTTTGGGCCCGTACGAACAGTAAAGCCGGAGCTGGTCTTTGAGATAGGATTTGAAGGTATTCAGTCAAGTAGTCGGCATAAAAGTGGGGTAGCCGTCCGCTTTCCACGAATGCTGCGATGGCGCCTTGATAAAAAGCCGGAAGAAGCCAACACACTGGAAGAGTTACAAAGCTTGTTAGAAGTGTATGGACCAGATTCGCCAAAAATCTCCGAAACCAATAATTAA